In one Denitratisoma sp. genomic region, the following are encoded:
- a CDS encoding response regulator transcription factor → MKQARHCFVSETGEVLPRWLEAFPKAVGIPFGTGEASKPAPTHLWVRLPPDRHVAKILADLRRVHGNPPCIVLSDIPGDDEALACFAAAAKGYCNTHAAPAFLRQVAEVIGQGGLWIGESLMTRLVEATSRIAPKTSIESSDSWMSLLTPREQEVARAIAEGGSNKEIARRLGITERTVKLHVGAVLEKLGVRDRLQVALIVKGVRQSQSA, encoded by the coding sequence ATGAAGCAGGCCAGGCATTGTTTTGTTTCCGAAACCGGGGAGGTGCTGCCGCGCTGGCTGGAGGCTTTCCCGAAGGCGGTGGGCATCCCGTTCGGGACCGGCGAAGCGTCGAAGCCCGCCCCCACCCACCTCTGGGTGCGCCTGCCGCCTGACCGGCACGTCGCAAAAATCCTGGCCGACCTCCGCCGCGTCCACGGCAACCCGCCCTGCATCGTACTCAGCGACATTCCGGGCGACGACGAGGCGCTGGCCTGTTTCGCCGCTGCGGCTAAGGGATATTGCAATACGCATGCCGCACCCGCCTTCCTGCGCCAGGTCGCCGAGGTGATCGGCCAGGGCGGTCTGTGGATCGGCGAATCCCTGATGACCCGCCTGGTCGAGGCCACCTCCCGCATCGCGCCAAAAACATCCATCGAATCAAGTGACTCCTGGATGTCCCTGCTCACCCCGCGCGAGCAGGAAGTCGCTCGCGCCATCGCCGAGGGGGGGAGCAACAAGGAAATCGCCCGCCGGCTCGGCATCACCGAACGCACCGTCAAGCTGCATGTGGGCGCCGTCCTCGAAAAGCTCGGCGTGCGCGACCGCCTCCAGGTCGCCCTGATCGTCAAGGGCGTCCGTCAAAGTCAGTCAGCCTAG
- a CDS encoding HlyD family type I secretion periplasmic adaptor subunit: MKPEDVQPWLKRAGKVHGWLETVRLRVQPHFDRWLQAWQAEKERPEPDFVADADLYMIQQEPLRARVLLKSGVVVLSIFVMWAAVAQIDEITRGEGKVIPSRQLQVLQSLDGGIVAEIAVQEGQVVEAGQVLLKVDPTRFVSSVRESRAQLYALQAKAARLRALAEGTPFAPPPEALKDDPKTVEEERRLYESRASELEGQIAISRQQLVQKQQELNEASSKRAQAAQAHDLTAKELAVTRPLLSAGAVSEVELLRLERDVSRFRGERDMAAAQIARSQAAISEAMRKVQEVELNFRNEARKELAETQAKLNAITEGNVGLADKVKHSDIRSPVRGTVKRLLVNTVGGVVQPGKDVVEVVPLEDNLLLEAKVLPKDIAFLRPGQKAIVKFTAYDFSIYGGLDATLENIGADSITDERGNTFYTVKVRTAKSSLGDNLPVIPGMVAEVDIVTGQKSILAYLLKPVLKAKQAAFTER, translated from the coding sequence ATGAAGCCGGAAGACGTGCAGCCCTGGCTGAAGCGCGCCGGCAAGGTGCACGGCTGGCTGGAAACCGTCCGCCTCAGGGTGCAGCCGCACTTCGACCGCTGGCTGCAGGCCTGGCAGGCGGAAAAGGAGCGTCCCGAGCCGGACTTCGTCGCCGACGCCGACCTCTACATGATCCAGCAGGAACCGTTGCGCGCGCGCGTACTCCTGAAAAGCGGGGTGGTGGTGCTCTCGATCTTCGTCATGTGGGCGGCCGTCGCCCAGATCGACGAGATCACGCGCGGCGAAGGCAAGGTGATCCCCTCGCGCCAGCTGCAGGTGCTGCAGAGCCTCGACGGCGGCATCGTTGCCGAGATCGCCGTGCAGGAAGGCCAAGTCGTCGAGGCCGGCCAGGTCCTGCTGAAGGTCGACCCGACGCGCTTCGTCTCCTCCGTGCGCGAGAGCCGCGCCCAGCTCTACGCGCTGCAGGCCAAGGCGGCGCGGCTGCGGGCGCTGGCCGAGGGCACGCCGTTCGCGCCGCCGCCGGAAGCGCTCAAGGACGATCCGAAGACCGTGGAGGAAGAGCGCCGCCTGTACGAGTCGCGCGCCTCCGAACTGGAAGGCCAGATCGCCATCTCCCGCCAGCAACTGGTGCAGAAGCAGCAGGAACTCAACGAGGCCTCGTCCAAGCGGGCCCAGGCCGCCCAGGCCCATGACCTCACCGCCAAGGAACTGGCGGTCACCCGGCCACTGCTCAGTGCCGGCGCCGTCTCCGAAGTCGAGCTCCTCCGGCTCGAGCGCGACGTGTCCCGCTTCCGCGGCGAACGCGACATGGCCGCGGCGCAGATCGCACGCTCCCAGGCGGCCATCTCCGAGGCGATGCGCAAGGTGCAGGAAGTCGAGTTGAATTTCCGCAACGAGGCGCGCAAGGAACTGGCCGAAACCCAGGCCAAGCTGAATGCCATCACCGAAGGCAACGTCGGGCTGGCCGACAAGGTCAAGCATTCCGACATCCGCTCGCCGGTCCGCGGCACCGTCAAACGCCTGCTGGTCAACACCGTCGGCGGCGTCGTGCAGCCGGGCAAGGACGTCGTCGAGGTGGTGCCGCTGGAAGACAACCTGCTGCTCGAGGCCAAGGTGCTGCCGAAGGACATCGCCTTCCTGCGGCCGGGCCAGAAGGCCATCGTCAAGTTCACCGCCTACGATTTCTCGATCTATGGCGGCCTGGATGCGACCCTGGAAAACATCGGCGCCGACTCGATCACGGACGAGCGCGGCAACACCTTCTACACCGTCAAGGTGCGCACCGCGAAGTCGAGCCTGGGCGACAACCTGCCGGTCATTCCCGGCATGGTGGCCGAGGTCGACATCGTCACGGGCCAGAAAAGCATCCTTGCCTACCTGCTGAAACCGGTATTGAAGGCCAAACAGGCGGCGTTCACCGAGCGCTGA
- a CDS encoding type I secretion system permease/ATPase produces MSEATENKPASGKASLHLGESLPEDQLHHDPLLDCLVELTRIHGRPSTRAALSAGLPLPKIGLTPSLFHRAASRAGFSSKVVRRPLEKIETVLLPAILLLENNEACLLMRWEDGGASAQVLFPDAAQGGVAISREALEARYAGIVIFARPHFRFDQRTPEVGEVVQRHWFWSAFLDQMPVYRDVLMAAALINVLALAMPLFTMNVYDRVVPNFAVETLWMMAAGILLVLGVDYALRLLRGHFVDLAGARIDNKLSALIMERVLGMRMADRPASVGSFAANLRSFESVRDFIASATVTALIDWPFALLFLLVMAWISWPLVFVPMLGGIGMLIYSYVIQHKMHELSETTYRATALRNATLIESLTALETIKAHGAEGQMQAKWEKTAAFLARVSGELRLLSSSAMNGSATLQQFVNLATVVGGVYLIHAGMLTMGGLIACTMLSGRAMAPLAQLVALLMQYQNARLALKSLEETMQRPTERSGETAFIHRAEIHGEIEFRDVTFGYAADTEPALKNVSFKIRPGEHVVVLGRVGSGKTTLQKLMLGLYAPTSGAVYIDGVDLRQLDPADVRRNIGYVGQDTLLFYGSLRDNIAIGAPYADDQTVIEAAEMGGLADFVNRHPQGFDMLIGERGESISGGQRQGVAMARAVLLDPPIMLLDEPTSSMDFSSEEQLKERLRRFTEHKTMVIVTHRLSLLDLAHRIIVLDAGRVVADGPRDKVVEALQSGKVGKAVP; encoded by the coding sequence GTGAGCGAAGCAACCGAAAACAAGCCAGCCTCCGGCAAGGCCTCGCTCCATCTGGGCGAGAGCCTTCCCGAAGACCAGTTGCACCATGACCCGCTGCTCGACTGCCTGGTCGAGCTGACCCGCATCCACGGCCGCCCCAGCACGCGGGCCGCCCTTTCGGCGGGCCTGCCCCTGCCGAAGATCGGCCTGACGCCATCCCTGTTCCATCGCGCCGCGTCCCGCGCCGGCTTTTCCAGCAAGGTGGTGCGCCGCCCGCTGGAAAAGATCGAAACCGTGCTGCTGCCCGCCATCCTGCTGCTGGAGAACAACGAGGCCTGCCTGCTGATGCGCTGGGAGGACGGCGGCGCCAGTGCGCAGGTGCTGTTCCCGGACGCGGCGCAGGGCGGTGTCGCGATCTCCCGCGAGGCGCTCGAGGCGCGCTACGCCGGCATCGTCATCTTCGCCCGGCCGCATTTCCGCTTCGACCAGCGCACGCCGGAAGTGGGCGAGGTGGTGCAGCGCCACTGGTTCTGGAGCGCCTTCCTGGACCAGATGCCGGTCTATCGCGACGTCCTCATGGCCGCCGCGCTGATCAACGTGCTGGCCCTGGCGATGCCGCTGTTCACCATGAACGTGTACGACCGCGTGGTGCCCAACTTCGCGGTGGAAACCCTGTGGATGATGGCGGCGGGCATCCTGCTGGTGCTCGGCGTCGACTACGCGCTGCGCCTGTTGCGCGGCCATTTCGTCGATCTCGCCGGCGCCCGCATCGACAACAAGCTCTCGGCGCTGATCATGGAGCGCGTGCTGGGCATGCGCATGGCCGACAGGCCGGCCTCGGTCGGCTCCTTCGCCGCCAACCTGCGCTCCTTCGAGTCGGTGCGCGACTTCATCGCCTCGGCCACGGTCACCGCGCTGATCGACTGGCCCTTCGCCCTCCTCTTCCTGCTGGTGATGGCGTGGATCTCCTGGCCGCTGGTCTTCGTTCCGATGCTGGGCGGCATCGGCATGCTGATCTACAGCTACGTCATCCAGCACAAGATGCACGAGCTGTCGGAGACCACCTATCGCGCCACCGCGCTGCGCAACGCCACCCTGATCGAGAGCCTGACCGCCCTGGAGACCATCAAGGCGCACGGCGCCGAAGGCCAGATGCAGGCGAAGTGGGAGAAGACCGCCGCCTTCCTCGCCCGCGTCAGCGGCGAGCTGCGGCTGCTCTCCTCCTCGGCCATGAACGGCTCGGCCACGCTGCAGCAGTTCGTCAACCTCGCCACGGTCGTCGGCGGCGTGTACCTGATCCACGCCGGCATGCTGACCATGGGCGGCCTGATCGCCTGCACCATGCTGTCGGGCCGCGCGATGGCGCCGCTCGCGCAGCTGGTCGCCCTGCTGATGCAGTACCAGAACGCCCGCCTGGCGCTGAAGTCGCTCGAGGAGACCATGCAGCGGCCCACCGAGCGCTCCGGGGAGACCGCCTTCATCCATCGCGCCGAAATCCACGGCGAAATCGAGTTCCGCGACGTCACTTTCGGCTATGCCGCCGATACCGAGCCGGCCCTCAAGAACGTCTCCTTCAAGATCCGCCCCGGCGAACACGTCGTCGTGCTCGGCCGGGTCGGCTCCGGCAAGACCACACTCCAGAAACTGATGCTCGGCCTGTATGCGCCGACCTCGGGCGCGGTCTATATCGACGGCGTCGACCTGCGCCAGCTCGACCCCGCCGACGTGCGCCGCAACATCGGCTACGTCGGCCAGGACACCCTGCTCTTCTACGGCAGCCTGCGCGACAACATCGCCATCGGCGCGCCCTACGCCGACGACCAGACCGTCATCGAGGCGGCGGAAATGGGCGGCCTGGCCGATTTCGTCAATCGCCACCCGCAGGGCTTCGACATGCTGATCGGCGAGCGCGGCGAGTCGATCTCCGGCGGCCAGCGACAGGGCGTGGCGATGGCGCGCGCCGTGCTGCTCGACCCGCCGATCATGCTCCTCGACGAGCCGACCAGCTCGATGGATTTCAGCTCCGAAGAACAGCTGAAGGAACGCCTGCGCCGCTTCACCGAACACAAGACCATGGTCATCGTCACGCACCGGCTGAGCCTGCTCGACCTGGCCCACCGCATCATCGTTCTCGATGCCGGCCGGGTGGTCGCCGACGGCCCGCGCGACAAGGTGGTCGAGGCCCTGCAGTCGGGCAAGGTCGGAAAGGCAGTTCCATGA
- a CDS encoding YgiQ family radical SAM protein: protein MQLPPETKLLTSYRKHWAHRFGVSSFLPMSRAEMEARGWDECDVILVTGDAYIDHPSFGMALIGRLLEAQGFRVGIVSQPDWHSAEPFRALGRPKLFFGVTAGNMDSMVNRYTADRKIRSDDAYTPNAEPGKRPDRAVVVYAQRCREAWPGTPVVIGSIEASLRRIAHYDYWSDTVRRSVLADSKADLLLFGNAERAIVELAHRLAKGVPIREIRDLRGSAFMVPRGWRPGAEWTETDSTEVDTPGAVHAHPDPYAMQEAKVSPAETAASVPVRFMKMQARRAARAHTVIRLPAYEQVKDDPVLYAHASRTFHLESNPGNARALVQAHGERDVWLNPPPVPLTTPEMDYVYGMPFARAPHPSYGGAKIPAWEMIRFSINIMRGCFGGCTFCSITEHEGRIIQSRSEQSILHEIEEIRDKTPGFTGVISDLGGPTANMYRLQCKDARIEESCRRLSCVYPDICPNMGTDHGPLVQLYRKARALTGIKKVLIGSGLRYDLAVRSPEYVKELITHHVGGYLKIAPEHTEAGPLSKMMKPGIGAYDKFKAMFEKYSAEAGKEQYLIPYFIAAHPGTTDEDMLALALWLKRNGFRLDQVQTFLPTPLALATAMYHTGKNPLRKVTAAAEGVEVVRSGRVRKLHKAFLRYHDPENWPLLREALRRMGRADLIGNGHRHLVPGFQPAGTGRTAAQPSRAAKRPAGACRGGRSPKKR from the coding sequence ATGCAACTGCCGCCCGAGACCAAGCTTCTTACCTCATACCGCAAGCACTGGGCCCACCGCTTCGGCGTGTCGTCCTTCCTGCCCATGTCGCGTGCCGAAATGGAGGCGCGCGGCTGGGACGAGTGCGACGTCATTCTCGTCACCGGCGACGCCTACATCGACCATCCCAGCTTCGGCATGGCGCTGATCGGGCGGCTGCTCGAGGCGCAGGGCTTCCGCGTCGGCATCGTCAGCCAGCCCGACTGGCATTCGGCGGAGCCCTTCCGCGCGCTGGGCCGGCCGAAGCTCTTCTTCGGCGTTACCGCCGGCAACATGGATTCGATGGTCAACCGCTACACCGCCGACCGCAAGATCCGCTCCGACGACGCCTATACGCCGAACGCCGAGCCGGGCAAGCGGCCCGACCGCGCGGTCGTCGTCTATGCCCAGCGCTGCCGCGAGGCCTGGCCCGGCACGCCGGTGGTGATCGGCAGCATCGAGGCCAGCCTGCGACGCATCGCGCATTACGACTACTGGTCCGACACGGTGCGCCGCTCGGTGCTGGCCGATTCGAAGGCCGACCTGCTGCTCTTCGGCAATGCCGAGCGCGCCATCGTCGAACTCGCCCACCGCCTGGCGAAGGGCGTGCCGATCCGCGAGATCCGCGACCTGCGCGGCTCCGCCTTCATGGTGCCGCGCGGCTGGCGGCCCGGCGCGGAATGGACGGAAACCGACTCGACCGAGGTGGACACGCCGGGTGCCGTGCATGCGCATCCCGATCCCTACGCGATGCAGGAGGCGAAAGTCAGTCCCGCCGAGACGGCGGCAAGCGTGCCTGTCCGCTTCATGAAAATGCAAGCGCGCCGCGCCGCGCGCGCCCACACGGTCATCCGCCTGCCGGCCTACGAGCAGGTGAAAGACGACCCGGTGCTCTACGCCCACGCCTCGCGCACCTTCCACCTCGAATCGAACCCGGGCAATGCGCGGGCGCTGGTGCAGGCCCATGGGGAGCGCGACGTCTGGCTCAACCCGCCGCCGGTGCCGCTCACCACGCCGGAGATGGACTACGTCTACGGCATGCCCTTCGCCCGCGCGCCGCATCCGTCCTACGGCGGCGCGAAGATCCCGGCCTGGGAGATGATCCGCTTCTCCATCAACATCATGCGCGGCTGCTTCGGCGGCTGCACCTTCTGCTCGATCACCGAGCACGAGGGCCGCATCATCCAGAGCCGCTCCGAGCAGTCGATCCTGCACGAGATCGAGGAAATCCGCGACAAGACGCCCGGCTTCACCGGTGTCATCTCCGACCTCGGCGGGCCGACCGCCAACATGTATCGCCTGCAATGCAAGGACGCCAGGATCGAGGAATCCTGCCGGCGCCTGTCCTGCGTCTATCCGGACATCTGCCCGAACATGGGCACCGACCACGGCCCGCTGGTGCAGCTCTACCGCAAGGCGCGCGCCCTGACCGGCATCAAGAAGGTGCTGATCGGCTCGGGGCTGCGCTACGACCTCGCCGTGCGCTCGCCCGAGTACGTCAAGGAACTGATCACGCACCACGTCGGCGGCTATCTCAAGATCGCCCCCGAGCACACCGAGGCCGGGCCGCTGTCGAAAATGATGAAACCGGGCATCGGCGCCTACGACAAGTTCAAGGCGATGTTCGAGAAGTATTCGGCCGAGGCCGGCAAGGAGCAGTACCTCATCCCCTACTTCATCGCCGCCCATCCCGGCACCACCGACGAGGACATGCTGGCGCTCGCACTGTGGCTGAAGAGGAACGGCTTCCGCCTCGACCAGGTGCAGACCTTCCTGCCGACGCCGCTGGCGCTGGCCACCGCGATGTACCACACTGGCAAGAATCCCCTGCGCAAGGTGACCGCCGCCGCGGAGGGCGTCGAGGTGGTGCGCAGCGGCCGCGTGCGCAAGCTGCACAAGGCCTTCCTGCGCTACCACGACCCGGAGAACTGGCCGCTGCTGCGCGAGGCGCTGCGCCGCATGGGCCGCGCCGACCTGATCGGCAACGGCCACCGCCACCTGGTGCCCGGCTTCCAGCCGGCGGGGACGGGCCGAACGGCCGCGCAGCCCTCCCGCGCTGCGAAGCGCCCCGCCGGAGCCTGCCGCGGCGGGCGATCGCCGAAAAAGCGTTAA
- a CDS encoding HNH endonuclease, giving the protein MPNPGHPLILTLDMNGAPHRWVTWQHACFYYAKNLVAWVAGDHSFTFHGGMSRSTGERSFITVDSIIAIKGKALAPRARSAVPPLNNRELFHRDRHTCAYCGHEYSFLRLTRDHIQPVSQGGRDLWMNVVTACRHCNQRKSGRTPEQAGMELLYTPYVPNKAEFLILCNRHILADQMDFLAQHVSAHSRLKTAA; this is encoded by the coding sequence ATGCCCAACCCGGGTCATCCGCTCATCCTGACGCTCGACATGAATGGGGCACCGCACCGCTGGGTGACCTGGCAGCACGCCTGCTTTTATTACGCCAAGAATCTCGTCGCCTGGGTCGCCGGCGACCACAGCTTCACCTTCCACGGCGGCATGAGCCGCAGCACCGGCGAACGATCCTTCATCACGGTCGACAGCATCATCGCCATCAAGGGCAAGGCGCTGGCGCCGCGCGCCCGTTCCGCCGTGCCGCCGTTGAACAACCGCGAACTGTTCCATCGCGACCGCCACACCTGCGCCTACTGCGGCCACGAGTACTCTTTCCTGCGCCTGACGCGCGACCACATCCAGCCCGTCTCCCAGGGCGGCCGCGACCTGTGGATGAACGTCGTCACCGCCTGCCGCCATTGCAACCAGAGGAAAAGCGGGCGCACGCCGGAGCAGGCCGGCATGGAGTTGCTCTATACGCCCTACGTGCCGAACAAGGCCGAGTTCCTCATCCTCTGCAACCGCCATATCCTTGCCGACCAGATGGACTTTCTGGCGCAGCACGTCTCGGCGCACAGTCGGCTGAAGACGGCGGCCTGA
- a CDS encoding TonB family protein — protein MATAITDKEGGAVASAGAAAGLDADGIRVYRIGLAREARSHRRYPPLALERGWTGTAEVQVDVSRQGRARQIQLARSSGHEILDREAVAMMSHAAASAALPDSLRGQEFAVRLPVVFDLADVQ, from the coding sequence ATGGCAACGGCCATCACCGACAAGGAGGGGGGCGCCGTGGCGTCGGCGGGGGCGGCAGCCGGGCTGGATGCCGATGGTATTCGCGTCTATCGCATCGGCCTCGCGCGTGAAGCGCGCAGCCACCGCCGTTATCCGCCGCTGGCGCTCGAGCGCGGCTGGACGGGGACGGCGGAAGTCCAGGTGGATGTCTCGCGGCAGGGGCGTGCCCGGCAGATACAGCTGGCGCGCTCGAGCGGCCACGAAATTCTCGACCGCGAGGCGGTCGCCATGATGTCGCATGCGGCGGCCTCTGCGGCACTGCCGGACTCGCTGCGCGGACAGGAGTTCGCCGTGCGCCTGCCGGTGGTGTTCGACCTGGCTGACGTGCAGTAA
- a CDS encoding NUDIX hydrolase, giving the protein MNYCSHCGAPVGLKIPAGDTLPRHVCERCGTIHYLNPKLVIGAIPEWEDKILLCRRAIEPRSGLWTLPAGFMENAETTAEAAARETLEEACARVEIGEMFTFINVPHINQVHILYRARLLDLDFAPGQESLEVRLFEETAIPWKEIAFRTIGLTLQHYFEDRKAGFYGFHARDLLFSPK; this is encoded by the coding sequence ATGAATTACTGTAGCCACTGCGGTGCCCCGGTCGGCCTGAAGATCCCGGCAGGCGACACCCTGCCGCGCCACGTGTGCGAGCGCTGCGGCACCATCCATTACCTGAACCCGAAGCTGGTGATCGGCGCCATTCCCGAATGGGAAGACAAGATCCTGCTGTGCCGCCGCGCCATCGAACCGCGCTCAGGCTTGTGGACGCTGCCGGCCGGCTTCATGGAAAACGCCGAGACCACCGCCGAGGCGGCAGCGCGGGAAACCCTGGAGGAGGCCTGCGCGCGGGTCGAGATCGGCGAGATGTTCACCTTCATCAACGTGCCGCACATCAACCAGGTGCATATCCTCTACCGGGCACGGCTGCTCGATCTGGATTTCGCGCCCGGCCAGGAGTCCCTGGAGGTCCGGCTCTTCGAAGAAACCGCCATCCCCTGGAAGGAAATCGCCTTCCGCACCATCGGCCTGACACTGCAGCACTATTTCGAGGACCGGAAGGCCGGATTCTACGGCTTTCACGCCAGGGACCTGCTTTTCTCCCCCAAGTAG
- a CDS encoding diguanylate cyclase, producing the protein MDLSKFEKLKASGNLPSPKGVALAIMRLTQKEDASMAELARIIKSDPAFVGRLIKAANSVNANPGRPVVSVQEALVVLGMPAVRNLALGFSLLSQYKDGACKGFDYPHFWTASLACGIALQELTLRTRAAQAEEAFSVGLLARVGELALATLYPEDYSAVLRVASKARQADLAGLEAERFAMNHRDLTVAMLSDWGLPKIFCDIVLAHERCDETVFSRSSREYALVQSLALSRLIADICIADEAGRAATLPRLFVLGARLSIENGDLIQLCDGVVAEWREWAAILNVAASPLPSFDQLANSTAEEEEIPAKGSGPSRLRVLVADAEREVRALARTTLEQEGFEVVEAADGQEALHLALEVQPHVLVTARSLPQPDGLEVTRALRETRLGRGMYILMLTAHESGETLARGFEIGVDDYLAKPIEPRLLAARLRASRRIVHLHQEIEHDREELRRFAAELSISNRRLQEAALTDDLTGLPNRRHAMAHMEQEWAASVRNKRPLACMVIDLDQFKQVNDANGHDIGDAYLKQVASTVRGAVRSQDVVCRTGGDEFLVICPDTPLQAALACAERIRHAVEQTPVKVGDQRLKAGMSAGVAVREASMANVDALIKRADEGVYLAKQQGGNRIASPQFQASP; encoded by the coding sequence ATGGATCTCTCCAAATTCGAGAAACTGAAAGCCTCCGGCAACCTGCCCTCGCCCAAGGGGGTGGCCCTGGCCATCATGCGCCTGACGCAGAAGGAAGATGCCTCCATGGCCGAGCTGGCGCGGATCATCAAGTCCGATCCCGCCTTCGTCGGCCGGCTCATCAAGGCCGCCAATTCCGTAAACGCCAACCCCGGTCGCCCCGTCGTTTCGGTGCAGGAAGCCCTGGTCGTGCTCGGCATGCCGGCAGTGCGCAACCTGGCGCTGGGGTTCTCGCTCCTGTCGCAATACAAGGATGGCGCCTGCAAGGGTTTCGATTACCCGCACTTCTGGACGGCATCGCTTGCCTGCGGCATCGCCCTGCAGGAACTGACCCTGCGCACGCGCGCGGCGCAGGCCGAAGAGGCGTTTTCCGTCGGACTGCTGGCCCGGGTCGGCGAGCTGGCCCTGGCGACTTTGTATCCGGAGGACTATTCCGCTGTCCTGCGCGTGGCGTCGAAAGCCCGCCAGGCCGACCTGGCCGGCCTGGAAGCGGAGCGGTTCGCCATGAATCACCGCGACCTGACGGTCGCCATGCTGTCGGACTGGGGGCTGCCGAAGATCTTCTGCGACATCGTGCTTGCCCACGAGCGATGCGACGAGACGGTTTTTTCAAGAAGCAGCCGCGAGTATGCGCTGGTCCAGTCGCTTGCGCTTTCGCGCCTGATCGCCGACATCTGCATTGCCGACGAGGCAGGGCGGGCGGCAACCCTGCCGCGCCTGTTCGTGCTGGGCGCACGCCTGTCGATCGAGAACGGCGACCTCATCCAGCTATGCGATGGCGTCGTGGCGGAGTGGCGTGAGTGGGCCGCCATCCTCAACGTGGCCGCATCGCCCTTGCCGAGTTTCGATCAACTGGCCAACTCGACGGCGGAGGAGGAGGAAATCCCTGCGAAGGGGTCAGGACCGTCCCGTCTGCGTGTTCTGGTGGCGGATGCCGAGCGGGAGGTCCGCGCCTTGGCGCGCACGACACTGGAACAGGAAGGCTTTGAGGTTGTCGAGGCGGCCGACGGACAGGAGGCGCTGCACCTTGCCCTGGAAGTCCAGCCGCACGTCCTCGTCACTGCCCGCAGCCTGCCGCAGCCGGATGGCCTCGAGGTCACCCGGGCATTGCGCGAGACGCGCCTGGGGCGCGGCATGTACATCCTGATGCTGACGGCGCACGAAAGCGGGGAGACGCTGGCCAGGGGTTTCGAAATCGGCGTGGACGACTATCTGGCCAAGCCCATCGAGCCGCGCCTGCTGGCGGCGCGCTTGCGCGCGAGCCGGCGCATCGTGCATCTGCATCAGGAGATTGAACACGACCGCGAGGAGTTGCGCCGTTTCGCCGCGGAACTGTCGATCTCCAACCGCCGGCTGCAGGAGGCGGCGCTGACCGACGACCTGACCGGGCTGCCCAACCGCCGCCACGCCATGGCGCACATGGAGCAGGAGTGGGCGGCCAGCGTGCGCAACAAGCGGCCGCTGGCCTGCATGGTGATCGACCTCGACCAGTTCAAGCAGGTCAATGACGCCAACGGACACGATATCGGCGACGCCTACCTGAAGCAGGTGGCGTCGACCGTTCGCGGCGCGGTGCGCAGCCAGGACGTGGTGTGCCGCACGGGCGGCGACGAATTCCTGGTCATCTGCCCGGACACCCCATTGCAGGCGGCGCTGGCCTGCGCCGAACGCATACGGCATGCCGTCGAGCAGACGCCCGTGAAGGTGGGCGATCAGCGCCTGAAGGCCGGCATGAGCGCGGGCGTGGCGGTGCGCGAGGCATCCATGGCCAATGTCGACGCGCTGATAAAACGCGCCGACGAGGGCGTTTATCTTGCCAAGCAGCAGGGCGGGAATCGGATCGCCTCGCCGCAGTTCCAAGCAAGCCCTTGA